From the Gavia stellata isolate bGavSte3 chromosome 22, bGavSte3.hap2, whole genome shotgun sequence genome, one window contains:
- the KCNJ2 gene encoding inward rectifier potassium channel 2, whose product MGSVRTNRYSIVSSEEDGMKLATMAVANGFGNGKSKVHTRQQCRSRFVKKDGHCNVQFINVGEKGQRYLADIFTTCVDIRWRWMLVIFCLTFILSWLFFGCVFWLIALLHGDLENQENNKPCVSQVSSFTAAFLFSIETQTTIGYGFRCVTDECPIAVFMVVFQSIVGCIIDAFIIGAVMAKMAKPKKRNETLVFSHNAVVAMRDGKLCLMWRVGNLRKSHLVEAHVRAQLLKSRITSEGEYIPLDQIDINVGFDSGIDRIFLVSPITIVHEIDEDSPLYDLSKQDMDNADFEIVVILEGMVEATAMTTQCRSSYLANEILWGHRYEPVLFEEKNYYKVDYSRFHKTYEVPNTPICSARDLAEKKYILSNANSFCYENEVALTSKEEDEIDTGVPESMSTDTHPDMDHHNQAGVPLEPRPLRRESEI is encoded by the coding sequence ATGGGCAGCGTGCGAACCAACCGCTACAGCATCGTGTCTTCGGAAGAGGACGGCATGAAGCTGGCAACCATGGCCGTTGCCAACGGCTTTGGGAATGGAAAGAGTAAGGTACATACCAGACAGCAATGCAGGAGCCGCTTTGTCAAAAAAGATGGCCACTGCAACGTCCAGTTTATTAACGTGGGTGAGAAGGGACAGCGATACCTGGCAGACATCTTCACCACTTGCGTGGACATCCGCTGGAGGTGGATGCTAGTTATCTTCTGCCTGACTTTCATCCTCTCCTGGCTTTTTTTTGGCTGTGTGTTTTGGTTGATTGCGCTGTTGCACGGGGATCTGGAGAATCAAGAAAATAACAAACCCTGTGTCTCTCAAGTGAGCAGCTTCACCGCAGCCTTTCTGTTCTCCATTGAGACCCAGACCACGATCGGCTATGGCTTCAGGTGTGTCACAGATGAGTGCCCCATTGCAGTTTTCATGGTGGTTTTCCAGTCTATAGTAGGCTGCATCATTGATGCCTTCATCATTGGTGCTGTCATGGCAAAGATGGCTAAgccaaaaaagagaaatgaaactCTAGTCTTCAGCCACAATGCCGTGGTGGCCATGAGAGACGGGAAACTGTGCCTGATGTGGCGTGTTGGGAACCTGAGGAAAAGCCACTTGGTGGAGGCACACGTGCGAGCACAGCTCCTCAAATCCAGGATCACATCGGAAGGGGAGTACATCCCTTTGGATCAAATAGACATCAATGTAGGGTTTGACAGCGGGATAGACCGCATATTCCTGGTCTCCCCAATTACAATAGTACATGAAATAGATGAAGACAGTCCTTTGTATGACTTGAGCAAACAAGACATGGACAATGCTGACTTTGAAATTGTGGTAATATTAGAGGGCATGGTGGAAGCTACTGCCATGACTACCCAGTGCCGTAGCTCATATCTGGCAAACGAAATCCTCTGGGGCCATCGCTACGAGCCCGTGCTCTTTGAAGAGAAAAACTACTACAAAGTGGACTACTCGAGGTTCCACAAAACATACGAAGTGCCCAACACACCCATCTGTAGTGCCAGAGACttagcagaaaagaaatacatccTCTCTAACGCAAACTCCTTTTGCTATGAGAACGAAGTGGCCCTCACCAGCAAAGAGGAGGACGAGATTGACACTGGGGTGCCTGAGAGCATGAGCACAGACACCCACCCGGACATGGACCACCACAACCAAGCAGGGGTGCCTCTAGAGCCACGGCCGCTACGGCGGGAGTCGGAAATATGA
- the KCNJ16 gene encoding inward rectifier potassium channel 16, with amino-acid sequence MRKMPEQSGCYRPVNIQGNKISYQGTCQESPEMGMKRLQKRFLHKDGSCNVYFKHIFGEWESYVVDIFTTLVDIKWRHMFVIFSLSYILSWLFFGLVFWLIAIQHGDLFNDEEITPCVANVHSFTGAFLFSLETQTTIGYGYRCVTEECSVAILMVILQSVLSCIIDTFIIGAALAKMATARKRAQTIRFSYYAVVGLRDDKFCLMWRIGDFRPNHMVEGSVRAQLLRYKEDKEGRMTMEYKDLKLLNDQIILVTPVTVVHEIDSESPLYGLDRKALAKDNFEILVTFVYTGDSTGTSHQSRSSYVPREILWGHRFNDVLHVKKKYYKVDCLQFEETTEVYAPHCSPMQLDRKEQEWNRTEKTREKAETSALEIKPFSTNRKSFNAVALITSCEDPEDPVTAVNQPSGEISYQKAAVTLSRLSVESQI; translated from the coding sequence ATGAGAAAGATGCCTGAACAGAGTGGTTGCTATAGGCCTGTAAACATACAGGGAAATAAGATCAGTTACCAAGGCACTTGTCAAGAAAGCCCTGAAATGGGGATGAAAAGATTGCAGAAGCGATTTCTCCACAAGGATGGCAGCTGCAACGTGTACTTCAAACACATCTTTGGGGAATGGGAGAGCTACGTAGTGGACATATTTACCACACTGGTGGACATCAAGTGGCGCCATATGTTTGTGATATTCTCATTGTCGTACATTCTTTCATGGTTGTTCTTTGGACTAGTCTTCTGGCTGATAGCAATCCAACACGGAGATTTATTCAATGATGAGGAAATAACGCCATGTGTTGCAAATGTCCATAGCTTCACAGGAGCATTCCTGTTCTCCCTTGAAACCCAAACGACCATCGGTTATGGTTACCGCTGTGTTACAGAAGAGTGCTCTGTTGCAATCCTCATGGTTATCCTACAGTCAGTATTAAGCTGCATTATTGACACCTTCATAATTGGAGCAGCCTTGGCAAAAATGGCCACAGCTCGAAAAAGAGCTCAAACCATTCGTTTTAGCTACTATGCTGTAGTAGGCTTAAGGGATGATAAATTTTGCCTCATGTGGCGCATTGGTGATTTCCGGCCAAATCACATGGTGGAGGGCTCTGTACGAGCTCAGCTTCTGCGCTACAAGGAAGACAAGGAAGGGAGAATGACGATGGAATACAAGGACTTGAAGTTGCTAAATGACCAGATCATACTTGTTACGCCAGTGACAGTTGTACATGAAATTGATAGTGAGAGCCCCTTGTATGGTCTAGACCGTAAAGCTCTGGCCAAGGACAACTTTGAAATCTTGGTCACATTTGTCTACACAGGTGATTCAACAGGAACTTCACATCAGTCAAGAAGCTCGTATGTTCCCAGAGAGATTCTTTGGGGCCATAGGTTTAACGATGTCTtacatgtaaagaaaaaatactataaGGTGGATTGCTTACAGTTTGAAGAAACCACAGAAGTTTATGCTCCTCACTGCAGTCCCATGCAACTGGATCGGAAGGAGCAAGAATGGAACCGAACCGAGAAGACACGAGAAAAAGCAGAGACGTCAGCTCTGGAGATCAAACCATTTAGTACTAACCGAAAGTCATTTAATGCAGTTGCCCTCATCACTAGTTGTGAAGATCCAGAAGACCCAGTGACAGCTGTCAATCAGCCTTCTGGAGAAATCTCTtatcagaaagcagctgtgacCTTAAGTAGGCTATCAGTAGAGTCCCAAATCTAG